From Variimorphobacter saccharofermentans, one genomic window encodes:
- a CDS encoding transporter substrate-binding domain-containing protein has protein sequence MKSFKNYVGLLLMALILVSLVACGSSSSKNDTTPTPASSTPTGTESNYSPDVQAIIDRGVLRVGVKNAVIGFGYQDPLTKEYSGLEISLAEKIAEKLGVDVEYTAVTAATRTELLDSGDIDCVLATFTITEERKMNWDFSTPYYTDYVTVLVEDSSGIKSLADLENKKVGVSSGSTSAKALVIAMTEGGLISKDGFDEETFDPAIWTTGVSFQQFDDYPTISTALSAKEVDAFCVDKSILAVYHTEGRSYIEEKFAPQNYGVATKKGSGFSPYVEELITGWLSDGTIDNLIKENNLQ, from the coding sequence ATGAAAAGTTTCAAAAATTATGTAGGTTTATTGCTTATGGCACTCATTCTAGTATCTCTGGTAGCCTGTGGTAGTTCATCCAGTAAAAACGATACAACACCAACCCCTGCAAGTTCAACTCCAACAGGTACCGAATCGAATTACTCACCTGATGTACAGGCGATTATTGACCGCGGTGTATTAAGAGTAGGAGTTAAGAATGCCGTTATCGGTTTTGGTTATCAGGATCCGTTGACAAAGGAATACTCCGGCCTTGAAATATCTTTGGCTGAGAAAATTGCTGAGAAACTGGGTGTTGATGTCGAGTATACTGCTGTAACAGCCGCTACTCGTACCGAGCTTTTAGACTCCGGTGATATCGATTGCGTGCTTGCAACCTTTACTATCACTGAGGAAAGAAAGATGAACTGGGACTTTTCAACACCTTACTATACAGATTATGTTACTGTTCTGGTTGAAGATTCCTCCGGAATTAAGTCTCTTGCAGATTTAGAGAATAAGAAGGTTGGTGTGTCCTCCGGTTCAACTTCTGCAAAAGCGCTGGTTATCGCTATGACTGAGGGTGGGCTCATCAGCAAAGATGGCTTTGACGAAGAAACCTTTGATCCTGCAATCTGGACCACCGGTGTTTCCTTCCAGCAGTTCGACGACTATCCAACAATCTCTACGGCTTTAAGTGCTAAGGAAGTAGATGCCTTCTGCGTGGATAAATCCATTCTTGCAGTATATCATACTGAGGGCAGATCCTATATTGAGGAGAAGTTCGCGCCTCAGAACTATGGTGTTGCAACCAAGAAAGGATCTGGGTTCTCACCGTATGTTGAAGAGCTGATTACCGGATGGTTATCTGATGGAACTATCGACAACTTGATTAAAGAGAATAATTTACAATAA
- a CDS encoding LuxR family transcriptional regulator: MKKLTALKRDRVNRSLEDIFNYPITIVEAPMGYGKTTAVREFLALKGVPVIWTSFLPEDDTASWFWERLANEIGKFDKVTEDRLKSLGIPSDTPQTIMAINIINEMVYRPGTTLVIDDYHLAKSMKMTALFRHFVMEMPDDFHIVILTRDTTNLDISELYVKGLCNVVSQNTLRFTQNEIRDYCTLMGFTVSESVIKKIINYTGGWISLIYLIILGMERGISINRNSAINELVEKVLYNPYDEHIKRFLLRLSVMDSFTAEKAVFITQEEEAEKILIKLRRENAFITFDEAAGVYIIHNVLLDFLRNKQKDEEECAVLNQRLGEWHLARGEYRTAYCYLFRAGEKVRVLELMDKEDTITGDSATFDGVLNLFATLPREILFKYPLAYLQYIAIILTNGDSNSYHDGVMRLNELKEALENAEDPIPHGRNRVLAEFFLTRIFAVFNDAKEIAICMKVAQHLLGGDVSCLQKREAEFTLGSPHLLYTCYREPGSLNELTGCIVSDFPIFAKLADGCGIGCDYVALAEYSLETGDWHTVELNAFKAIYKAQTKEQTSIMICAYFTLIRLYLYQGKIDEALELLRQLKQDVTKANNPYYNTGLEMVEGYVNGCLMRIDSIPRWLQTGDMSAAHLFYGGLGFNYIIFGKALLLSKNYIKLEMLTEEFECKFAIFHNQFGFLHNQIFKAVTNYSLYGMNAGCAALRKYRQL, translated from the coding sequence ATGAAAAAGCTTACGGCCCTCAAACGAGATCGTGTCAATAGATCTTTGGAAGATATCTTCAATTACCCAATAACTATTGTAGAAGCCCCTATGGGCTACGGTAAAACAACGGCAGTGCGTGAATTCCTTGCTTTAAAAGGTGTGCCTGTCATATGGACCTCCTTTTTACCAGAAGATGACACGGCATCGTGGTTTTGGGAAAGACTTGCGAACGAAATTGGCAAATTTGACAAAGTGACAGAGGACAGGCTCAAGAGTCTCGGTATTCCCTCCGATACACCGCAGACAATCATGGCCATTAACATCATAAATGAGATGGTTTACAGGCCGGGTACTACACTCGTCATAGATGATTATCATCTTGCAAAGAGTATGAAGATGACCGCGCTTTTCAGACATTTTGTCATGGAGATGCCGGACGATTTTCACATAGTCATCCTGACTCGTGATACAACAAATCTAGACATTTCTGAACTCTATGTAAAAGGGCTGTGCAATGTCGTATCTCAAAATACGCTTAGATTTACCCAAAATGAGATTAGGGACTACTGTACTTTGATGGGATTTACTGTCAGTGAGAGTGTGATAAAGAAAATAATCAATTATACAGGCGGTTGGATTTCTTTAATTTATCTCATCATACTCGGAATGGAACGGGGAATCTCTATTAATCGAAACAGTGCAATTAATGAACTGGTGGAGAAGGTGCTTTATAACCCCTATGATGAGCACATTAAAAGGTTTTTGCTCCGCCTATCTGTGATGGACAGCTTCACAGCTGAAAAGGCTGTGTTCATAACGCAAGAAGAGGAAGCAGAGAAAATCCTTATTAAGCTGCGTCGTGAAAACGCATTTATTACCTTCGACGAGGCAGCGGGGGTCTATATCATTCACAATGTACTGCTGGACTTCCTTCGGAATAAACAAAAGGATGAAGAAGAATGTGCCGTGCTAAATCAACGGCTTGGCGAATGGCATCTTGCACGAGGAGAATACAGAACCGCATACTGCTATCTCTTCCGTGCGGGTGAGAAAGTGCGTGTTCTCGAATTGATGGACAAGGAGGATACCATAACAGGCGATTCCGCCACTTTTGACGGTGTTTTAAATCTGTTCGCCACATTACCCCGCGAGATACTGTTTAAATATCCGCTTGCATATTTGCAGTACATAGCCATCATTTTGACAAACGGAGATTCAAATTCTTATCATGATGGAGTGATGCGATTAAATGAACTGAAAGAAGCTTTAGAAAATGCGGAAGATCCCATCCCTCATGGCAGAAACCGTGTGTTGGCTGAGTTTTTCCTCACCCGGATATTTGCTGTGTTCAATGATGCAAAAGAAATAGCTATATGTATGAAGGTGGCACAGCATTTACTTGGCGGGGATGTTTCCTGCCTGCAAAAGCGTGAGGCGGAATTCACATTAGGTTCTCCCCATTTACTTTATACCTGTTACAGGGAGCCTGGCAGCCTGAATGAGCTTACCGGATGCATCGTGTCGGATTTTCCGATATTTGCTAAGTTGGCTGACGGCTGCGGTATCGGTTGTGACTATGTGGCTCTGGCAGAATATTCATTGGAAACCGGTGACTGGCATACGGTGGAGCTAAATGCCTTCAAAGCCATTTATAAAGCTCAGACAAAAGAACAGACCAGTATAATGATTTGTGCTTATTTTACCTTAATCAGACTATATCTTTATCAGGGAAAGATTGACGAAGCATTGGAACTGCTGCGGCAACTAAAACAAGATGTGACGAAGGCAAATAACCCATATTACAACACCGGGTTAGAGATGGTGGAAGGATACGTTAACGGTTGCCTCATGCGTATCGACAGCATCCCCAGGTGGCTGCAAACCGGGGATATGTCCGCCGCACATTTATTTTATGGAGGTCTTGGTTTTAATTATATTATATTTGGCAAGGCACTTCTGCTATCAAAGAATTACATCAAGCTTGAAATGCTCACTGAAGAATTTGAATGCAAGTTCGCAATTTTCCACAATCAGTTTGGCTTTTTGCATAATCAGATTTTCAAAGCTGTTACGAATTATTCTCTTTACGGTATGAATGCGGGATGCGCTGCGCTCCGGAAATACAGGCAACTATGA
- a CDS encoding amino acid ABC transporter ATP-binding protein, producing the protein MIKMENVNKFFGDLHVLKNINLEVAEGEKLVIIGPSGSGKSTAIRCLNFLETPTSGSVYINGEQITLKNKTRLVRESISMVFQQFNLYPHMTVLKNLTLAPLKLHKKSKKEAEDLAYHYLDIVGLREKAHVYPTTLSGGQQQRIAIARALCAQTKIILFDEPTSALDPETIQEVLDVMIKLAKENITMVVVTHEMGFARQVADRIVFMEDGLIIEEGVPEHFFTNPENDRVKQFLSKIIR; encoded by the coding sequence ATGATCAAGATGGAAAATGTAAATAAGTTTTTTGGGGATCTTCATGTACTTAAAAATATAAACCTGGAAGTTGCAGAGGGTGAAAAATTAGTAATTATTGGGCCATCAGGATCGGGGAAATCCACAGCTATCCGCTGTCTGAACTTTCTGGAGACCCCCACAAGCGGAAGTGTCTATATTAATGGAGAGCAAATCACCTTAAAAAATAAGACTAGGTTGGTCAGGGAATCGATATCCATGGTTTTTCAGCAATTTAATCTCTATCCCCATATGACTGTATTAAAGAACCTGACACTTGCTCCCCTGAAACTACATAAGAAAAGCAAAAAGGAAGCTGAGGATCTGGCATATCATTACCTTGATATTGTTGGATTAAGGGAAAAGGCTCATGTATATCCGACTACCCTGTCGGGGGGACAGCAGCAACGTATCGCAATTGCCCGTGCACTTTGCGCCCAGACAAAAATCATTTTATTTGATGAGCCCACATCTGCACTGGACCCTGAGACCATTCAGGAAGTTCTGGATGTCATGATTAAGCTTGCCAAGGAAAATATAACCATGGTAGTGGTTACCCACGAAATGGGCTTTGCACGACAGGTTGCAGACAGAATTGTTTTTATGGAGGATGGCCTGATTATTGAAGAAGGTGTGCCGGAACACTTCTTTACAAACCCTGAAAATGACAGAGTGAAGCAATTTCTCAGTAAGATTATCCGTTAA
- a CDS encoding amino acid ABC transporter permease: MEGLFSISGWEKVWTFRSTFLLGLLNSGRMALFALLLSLVLGIIFGLMATSSKKYLRGISRIYVELIQNTPLVLQLCFLYYALAFSGNSLGIITTGTISLGIYHGAYLSEVVRAGISSIPKGQFEAADSQGFNYIGKMFYIILPQSIKIILPPMANQVVNLIKNTSCLYIIGGADLISVTYSFVTGASTGGAYAPAYLISGLLFFIVCFPLSTLASTWENSLKKRESRTVETQSTLSERMVAK, encoded by the coding sequence TTGGAGGGTTTATTTTCTATATCTGGATGGGAAAAAGTATGGACATTCCGTTCCACCTTTCTGCTAGGATTGCTTAATAGTGGTAGAATGGCATTGTTCGCTTTACTGTTATCACTAGTGCTAGGGATCATCTTCGGGTTAATGGCTACCAGTAGCAAAAAATACTTAAGGGGAATAAGCCGTATTTATGTGGAATTAATACAGAATACACCGCTAGTTCTTCAGTTATGTTTCTTATATTACGCCCTTGCTTTTTCAGGAAATAGCTTGGGAATTATCACTACCGGAACCATTTCTCTCGGTATCTATCACGGTGCTTATTTGTCTGAGGTAGTACGGGCTGGAATTAGCTCTATCCCTAAGGGACAGTTCGAGGCTGCTGATTCGCAAGGGTTCAACTACATTGGAAAGATGTTTTACATCATTTTGCCACAAAGTATTAAGATCATCCTTCCTCCCATGGCTAATCAGGTGGTCAATTTGATAAAGAATACATCCTGTCTTTACATCATCGGAGGAGCCGATCTTATCTCTGTAACCTACAGCTTTGTAACAGGCGCCTCAACCGGTGGAGCATATGCACCTGCATATCTGATAAGTGGACTTCTGTTCTTTATTGTTTGTTTTCCGCTATCAACCCTTGCAAGTACATGGGAGAATTCTCTGAAGAAGCGAGAGTCAAGGACGGTTGAAACACAAAGCACTTTGTCGGAAAGGATGGTGGCTAAGTAA
- a CDS encoding cytidylate kinase-like family protein, with amino-acid sequence MDNYVVTISRQFASFGRSIAQKLSQELSVEFYDRDIVEATAKRMGQPIPVISNEEENIHPAFFRRKYPLGMGVANIQDEIFSVQSNIIRDIAHRESCIIVGRCAGYVLREHPRILNVFIYSPYEYRLKNCIEALQMDIKVARKMIKEVDKARENYRHRYCPNVKNAYDGYDLMIDSSQFGIDKSAKILADIVRGHLSTF; translated from the coding sequence ATGGATAACTATGTTGTTACAATATCAAGACAATTCGCTAGCTTTGGACGATCAATCGCACAGAAGTTGTCTCAGGAGCTTTCTGTGGAGTTCTATGACAGAGATATCGTAGAAGCCACAGCAAAAAGGATGGGTCAGCCAATACCAGTCATCAGCAATGAGGAAGAAAACATACATCCTGCTTTCTTTAGGCGAAAATATCCTTTGGGCATGGGTGTAGCCAATATTCAGGATGAAATATTTAGTGTTCAGTCAAATATCATCCGGGATATAGCCCATAGAGAGTCCTGCATTATCGTAGGAAGGTGTGCCGGCTATGTATTAAGAGAGCATCCCCGAATCTTAAATGTATTTATATATTCACCCTATGAGTACAGGCTTAAGAATTGTATTGAAGCCTTGCAAATGGATATAAAGGTAGCAAGAAAAATGATCAAGGAGGTTGACAAAGCCAGAGAAAACTACCGCCACCGTTATTGTCCTAATGTGAAAAATGCATACGATGGCTATGATTTAATGATTGACAGTAGCCAGTTTGGCATTGACAAAAGCGCGAAGATCCTGGCGGATATCGTCAGAGGCCATCTTTCTACTTTCTAA
- a CDS encoding amino acid ABC transporter permease, with protein sequence MNTLGNSLSMLKNPTVLTYLLSGIAYTLIISVVAVGIGLLLGSILALVRNYCTSKRSKIFKWLATAYIEIFRNTPLLLWIFICLVFLPVPEFLSRKMFGLTSVEVKLLFKGSMTLILFTSSVIAEIVRGGLNSVAHGQFEAGHSQGFSTVQIMIYIVLPQAYRNIVPTLLSQIITTIKDSSYLANIAVIELMSRVKTLLSSANRYNGTGSINVSDVFVLFGFAAIIYFIINFLLSSLVRYIQKHPRIPKTTTRTS encoded by the coding sequence ATGAATACATTGGGTAATAGTTTGTCCATGCTAAAAAATCCGACGGTTCTTACCTATTTATTATCAGGAATTGCCTATACCTTGATTATTTCCGTTGTCGCTGTCGGTATTGGTCTGCTTTTAGGCTCCATTCTTGCACTTGTCAGGAATTACTGTACCAGTAAGCGCAGCAAAATATTCAAATGGTTAGCAACAGCTTATATTGAGATTTTCAGAAATACACCCCTTTTGTTGTGGATATTTATCTGCCTGGTATTCTTACCGGTGCCGGAATTTTTATCTAGGAAAATGTTCGGACTGACTTCGGTAGAGGTAAAATTGCTATTTAAAGGCTCCATGACTCTTATATTATTCACATCTTCCGTTATTGCCGAGATTGTACGAGGTGGTTTGAACTCCGTGGCCCATGGACAATTTGAAGCCGGACACTCTCAGGGCTTTAGTACAGTACAGATAATGATTTACATAGTACTACCACAGGCTTACAGAAATATCGTTCCCACCTTACTCAGTCAGATTATCACAACGATTAAAGACTCTTCCTATCTGGCCAATATCGCAGTAATCGAATTAATGAGCAGGGTTAAAACATTGCTGAGTTCCGCTAACAGATACAACGGCACCGGTTCCATCAATGTTTCAGATGTCTTTGTTCTATTTGGCTTTGCTGCGATCATTTATTTCATCATTAACTTTCTATTGTCCTCTCTGGTCAGATATATACAAAAGCATCCTCGAATTCCAAAGACTACAACCCGTACGTCCTAG